In Arthrobacter citreus, a single genomic region encodes these proteins:
- the rfbD gene encoding dTDP-4-dehydrorhamnose reductase, which yields MKILVTGYGGQLGYDVVKECERHGLNVKGCGRKELDITKKESVFALVDSYKPDVIIHCAAYTAVDKAEDDKVNCWNVNVEGTRYLAEAAKKQNAKFVYISTDYVFHGKGENPFTEEDQPEPIGYYGLTKYEGEKIVQSLIEKYFILRISWVFGINGNNFIKTMLKLSESRNELNVVGDQIGSPTYTVDLAKLIVELIKTNKYGIYHTTNDGYTSWAEFAEEIFKQADRKMLVNSIATEEYPTRASRPKNSRLSKQKLVENGFTPLPSWQDALARFLVQLKSSSIRDGVQ from the coding sequence ATGAAGATTTTAGTAACTGGTTACGGCGGGCAACTCGGGTACGATGTCGTTAAGGAATGCGAACGACATGGTTTAAATGTTAAAGGCTGCGGTCGAAAAGAGCTTGATATTACGAAGAAAGAATCAGTATTCGCTTTAGTAGATTCATATAAACCTGATGTAATTATTCATTGTGCTGCTTACACAGCGGTCGATAAAGCTGAAGATGATAAAGTGAATTGCTGGAATGTAAATGTTGAAGGCACGAGATATTTAGCTGAAGCTGCAAAAAAGCAAAATGCAAAATTTGTTTATATTAGTACAGACTATGTATTTCATGGAAAAGGTGAAAATCCTTTTACCGAAGAGGACCAACCTGAACCGATTGGTTATTATGGTTTAACAAAGTATGAAGGAGAAAAAATTGTTCAGTCTTTAATCGAAAAGTATTTTATCCTTCGCATTTCGTGGGTATTCGGGATTAATGGGAATAATTTTATAAAGACGATGTTAAAACTATCAGAGTCTAGAAATGAATTAAATGTAGTAGGTGATCAAATCGGTTCACCGACATATACTGTTGATTTGGCTAAATTAATAGTAGAACTTATCAAAACTAACAAATACGGAATTTATCATACTACAAATGATGGCTATACTAGTTGGGCAGAATTTGCGGAAGAAATTTTCAAACAAGCCGACCGTAAAATGTTAGTCAATTCAATTGCAACCGAAGAATACCCTACTCGGGCTTCTCGACCAAAGAATTCAAGATTATCGAAACAAAAGCTAGTTGAAAATGGATTCACTCCTTTACCTTCATGGCAAGATGCACTAGCAAGATTTTTAGTTCAATTGAAATCTAGTTCAATTAGAGACGGGGTACAGTAA
- a CDS encoding glycosyltransferase: MLKESIEKQITRLRNEKFDTKMMLQKLMNVDEPFYFQNHELFSFLADDFTVSKGVQKFQKEKEILIQNKLIKQTAIIDYVKSDNLVTLLFNEGRSRLFTKFGVTGFVSGGKCEVVFELRFIDHEDYISTLNFKLDELVDLTPYIQKEFQSVSFSIHMTGAGTLHLFHAKLMGSYKESKVDNSYLKKQKKEIKDFRVGFIADEFTTRCFDYEFELIKITPENWLDEFKKHRIDFFFCESAWLGNEGAWKDKIGTKNHRDHTKLLKLVYWCKEHYIPTVFWNKEDPFHYQAFIDTAKHFDYVFTTDHESVQYYEAEGCENVYCLPFAAQPKIHNPIEYLPRKEKVVFAGAYYGKKFPERTSAMEKLVNASKEYGLDIYDRNYHNPTSPNQFPEEYRPFIVGNLKQNEIDIAYKGYKVALNVNSITKSPTMFARRVFELLASNTPIISSHSEGIHRMFGEIVTATDNEKVMKQRLANYYTDETYYKKNRLLTLRKVLEEHTYTNRVEELLDLIKLPYERNEETATLVGIVRSNADYEKLMAIYNRQGIKQKKLVILLDLFDGYLDIFNQNNHGNVKTYLIDYCHHYFSINDLVDSSYIVPIHLDHYYGENYLRDLMLATKYTNDTIIAKGNQNSYSYVNSCRIDEALICTKATRFIHPNEFMRLLETKSTIDHFSKAGVQFFEIDEFNFYRNAYEKAIDHDEIERILV, translated from the coding sequence ATGTTAAAAGAATCTATCGAAAAACAAATCACGCGACTACGCAATGAGAAATTTGATACAAAAATGATGCTGCAAAAATTAATGAATGTGGATGAACCTTTTTATTTTCAAAACCATGAGTTATTTTCATTTTTAGCTGATGATTTCACTGTTAGTAAAGGTGTTCAAAAGTTCCAAAAGGAAAAGGAAATTTTAATTCAAAACAAACTAATTAAACAGACTGCTATTATTGATTATGTAAAGAGCGATAATTTAGTGACGCTATTATTTAATGAAGGAAGAAGCAGATTATTTACGAAATTTGGGGTTACAGGCTTCGTCAGTGGTGGTAAATGTGAAGTTGTTTTTGAATTGCGATTTATTGATCATGAAGATTACATTAGCACATTAAATTTTAAATTAGATGAGTTAGTCGATTTAACTCCATATATTCAAAAAGAGTTTCAATCGGTCTCTTTTTCAATTCACATGACTGGCGCAGGTACATTGCATCTTTTCCATGCTAAATTAATGGGTTCATATAAAGAAAGTAAAGTAGACAATAGTTACTTGAAGAAACAAAAAAAGGAAATTAAAGATTTTCGAGTTGGGTTTATTGCAGATGAATTTACGACGCGTTGTTTTGATTATGAGTTTGAACTAATAAAGATCACGCCTGAGAACTGGTTAGATGAATTTAAAAAGCATCGAATTGATTTCTTCTTTTGTGAGTCTGCATGGCTTGGTAACGAAGGGGCTTGGAAGGATAAGATTGGTACGAAAAATCATCGGGATCATACGAAACTTTTAAAATTAGTTTATTGGTGTAAAGAGCACTATATCCCGACCGTGTTTTGGAATAAAGAAGATCCGTTTCATTATCAAGCTTTCATTGATACTGCGAAGCATTTTGATTATGTGTTCACGACTGATCATGAATCAGTTCAGTATTACGAGGCAGAAGGCTGTGAAAATGTATATTGTTTACCTTTTGCAGCTCAACCAAAAATTCACAATCCAATTGAATATCTTCCACGTAAAGAAAAGGTCGTTTTTGCTGGAGCATATTACGGTAAAAAATTCCCTGAACGGACAAGTGCGATGGAGAAGCTAGTGAATGCTTCGAAAGAATATGGACTAGATATTTATGATCGAAACTATCATAATCCAACAAGTCCAAATCAATTTCCAGAAGAGTATCGACCGTTTATTGTTGGTAACTTAAAACAAAATGAAATCGACATTGCCTATAAAGGATATAAAGTAGCACTTAATGTGAATAGTATTACTAAATCTCCGACAATGTTTGCCCGGAGAGTATTTGAGTTGCTGGCGAGTAATACGCCAATCATTAGTTCCCATTCAGAAGGGATTCATAGAATGTTTGGTGAAATCGTAACGGCTACCGACAATGAAAAAGTGATGAAGCAACGCCTTGCTAATTATTATACAGATGAGACTTATTACAAGAAAAACCGTTTACTCACATTACGAAAAGTATTAGAAGAGCATACTTACACGAATCGTGTGGAGGAGCTACTTGATCTTATTAAATTGCCGTATGAAAGAAACGAAGAGACTGCTACATTAGTAGGGATTGTTCGAAGTAATGCAGATTATGAGAAGCTAATGGCAATCTACAATCGACAAGGAATTAAACAGAAAAAGCTAGTTATTTTACTCGACTTATTTGATGGCTATTTAGACATTTTTAATCAAAACAATCATGGGAATGTAAAAACATACTTGATTGATTACTGCCATCATTACTTTAGTATTAATGATCTTGTTGATTCGAGTTATATTGTACCAATTCATTTAGATCATTATTACGGAGAAAATTATTTAAGAGATTTGATGCTCGCTACAAAATATACAAATGATACGATTATTGCTAAAGGGAATCAAAATAGCTATAGCTATGTGAATAGTTGCCGAATTGACGAAGCTTTGATTTGTACAAAGGCGACAAGATTTATTCATCCTAATGAATTTATGAGGCTTTTAGAGACAAAATCAACGATTGATCATTTTTCAAAAGCTGGCGTTCAATTTTTTGAAATTGATGAGTTTAATTTTTATCGAAATGCCTATGAAAAAGCCATTGACCACGACGAAATCGAGAGAATTTTAGTATAA
- a CDS encoding glycosyltransferase family 4 protein, which yields MKLAIIGHDLKFINDAIKRFEARGDIEIKIDLWEGHTIHQVTKSIEIVNWADVLFCEWGLGNVVWYQEHKKEHQVLIVRMHRFEMNTPFPERFDFTKIDKVIAISSYIFEEFHRVAKIPRDKMVVIPNGVDVERFHLPKEYDANFRIGLLGYVPKLKRLDRALAIFEKLCEKDSRYSLSIKGKHPKEFSWVWNNQQEHDYYTNVFRKIDKSPYSNQIQFEEWGDSAEWLQSIGYVLSVSDYESFHLAPMEGMASRAVPIVLNREGARTIFPDEYIFETIDQAAEFIANSKKESGKKLVEFVKKHYCMDKMCSEILSLIDELQSKLVH from the coding sequence ATGAAACTGGCGATTATTGGGCATGATTTAAAGTTTATAAACGATGCGATTAAGAGATTTGAAGCAAGAGGCGACATCGAAATTAAAATAGATTTATGGGAAGGCCATACAATTCACCAGGTTACAAAAAGCATAGAAATCGTTAATTGGGCGGATGTTCTATTTTGCGAATGGGGACTTGGAAATGTCGTTTGGTACCAGGAGCATAAAAAAGAACACCAAGTATTAATCGTCAGAATGCATCGTTTTGAAATGAATACACCATTTCCAGAACGATTTGATTTTACGAAGATTGATAAGGTTATTGCGATTTCTTCCTATATATTTGAGGAGTTTCATCGAGTTGCGAAAATTCCTAGAGATAAGATGGTTGTCATTCCAAATGGTGTTGATGTTGAGAGATTTCATTTGCCTAAGGAGTATGACGCAAATTTCCGAATTGGCTTACTTGGTTATGTGCCGAAGTTAAAACGGTTAGATCGAGCGCTTGCTATCTTTGAAAAATTATGTGAAAAAGACAGTCGATACTCTCTTTCGATTAAAGGAAAGCATCCGAAAGAATTTTCGTGGGTATGGAATAATCAACAAGAGCATGATTATTATACGAATGTATTTCGAAAAATTGATAAATCCCCCTATAGTAATCAAATTCAATTTGAAGAGTGGGGAGATTCAGCGGAGTGGCTTCAGTCAATCGGTTATGTCTTATCTGTAAGCGATTATGAAAGCTTCCACCTAGCACCGATGGAAGGGATGGCTTCTCGCGCTGTGCCTATTGTTTTAAATCGTGAAGGAGCTCGAACAATCTTCCCTGATGAGTACATTTTTGAAACAATCGACCAAGCAGCGGAATTCATCGCCAATTCCAAAAAAGAATCAGGGAAAAAACTAGTTGAATTCGTTAAGAAACACTATTGTATGGATAAAATGTGTTCAGAGATTTTGAGTCTAATTGATGAGTTACAAAGTAAATTAGTTCATTAA
- a CDS encoding glycosyltransferase family 2 protein: MLPIYNVESYINECLHSLLNQTIGYEKLEVIMVNDCSSDRTPILIDEYASKYPNFKAIHFTENSGAPGKPRNVGIENATGMYTIFLDPDDVLPLDAYEKLINVIENSESDFVMGKMISFDDQTKRRHEHVTFKQYQLQKKYIDVNIEDAPFFYQVKTAVYLKLVKTEFLRQNNINFIEGMKNGEDKYYDIQLFSKAKKFSYIPEVIYLYRGRNDEKNLSLTQRDIISTVQNDVKSALLIKPLLSKKDFKYFQINVFRSIFWKTGDADFKNLPKEQQYALFNLVKDVAIGYDPDLAKDYMEVEEPILSLISSGHIEEALDYNLLLISRRWWYKVNIELAKDYKKSRKIKNSNFWKVTNPLRKVISLVKRVS, from the coding sequence ATTTTACCTATTTATAATGTCGAAAGTTATATCAATGAATGTTTACATTCATTATTAAATCAAACGATTGGGTATGAAAAGTTAGAAGTGATTATGGTGAATGATTGCTCGTCCGATCGTACCCCAATTTTGATTGATGAGTATGCAAGTAAGTATCCAAACTTTAAAGCAATTCATTTCACGGAGAATTCTGGTGCTCCTGGTAAACCGAGGAATGTTGGAATTGAAAATGCAACAGGTATGTATACGATCTTTTTAGATCCAGATGATGTTTTACCTTTAGATGCATACGAAAAATTAATTAATGTAATTGAAAACAGTGAGTCTGATTTTGTAATGGGTAAGATGATCAGCTTTGATGATCAAACGAAGCGTAGACACGAACATGTTACATTTAAACAATATCAATTACAAAAGAAATATATTGATGTGAATATAGAGGATGCTCCTTTTTTCTATCAAGTTAAAACAGCAGTTTATTTAAAATTAGTAAAAACTGAATTCTTGCGACAAAATAATATTAATTTTATCGAGGGTATGAAAAATGGAGAAGATAAATATTATGATATTCAATTATTCTCTAAAGCTAAAAAGTTCAGCTATATTCCTGAAGTAATTTATTTATATCGCGGAAGAAACGATGAGAAAAATCTATCTTTAACACAAAGAGATATTATTAGTACGGTCCAAAATGATGTGAAATCGGCTTTGTTAATAAAACCTTTACTTTCAAAAAAAGATTTCAAATATTTTCAGATTAACGTATTTAGATCAATTTTTTGGAAAACCGGTGACGCAGACTTTAAAAATTTACCAAAAGAACAACAGTATGCCCTTTTTAATTTAGTAAAAGATGTAGCAATTGGATATGACCCTGATTTAGCTAAAGACTATATGGAAGTAGAAGAGCCAATCCTTAGTTTGATTAGCTCTGGACATATTGAGGAAGCTTTAGATTATAATCTTTTATTAATTTCTAGAAGATGGTGGTATAAAGTCAACATTGAATTAGCGAAAGATTATAAGAAGTCGAGAAAAATTAAGAATAGTAATTTTTGGAAAGTGACAAATCCATTACGAAAAGTTATAAGTCTTGTAAAGAGGGTGTCGTAA
- the wecB gene encoding UDP-N-acetylglucosamine 2-epimerase (non-hydrolyzing) — MTVKVMTIFGTRPEAIKMAPLVLELAKHPDQIESIVTVTAQHRQMLDQVLEIFDITPDHDLNIMKDRQTLIDVTTRGLEGLNKVMQEVKPDIVLVHGDTTTTFIASLAAFYNQIAIGHVEAGLRTWDKYSPYPEEMNRQLTGVMTDFHFAPTTKSAQNLLAENKKEETIFITGNTAIDALKTTVKEEYAHPVLDQIGNDRLVLMTAHRRENLGEPMRNMFKAIKRLVEKHEDIQVVYPVHMNPVVREIANDVLGNDNRIHLIEPLDVIDFHNFAARSHLILTDSGGVQEEAPSLGVPVLVLRDTTERPEGIDAGTLKLAGTDEDVIFALADELLSDEEAHAKMSKASNPYGDGEASRRIVEVIIKHFKNKVK; from the coding sequence TTGACTGTTAAAGTAATGACTATATTTGGAACAAGACCTGAGGCGATAAAAATGGCGCCGCTTGTGCTTGAATTAGCGAAACATCCTGATCAGATCGAATCAATTGTAACGGTTACAGCTCAGCATCGACAAATGCTTGATCAAGTACTTGAGATTTTTGATATTACTCCTGACCATGATTTAAATATAATGAAGGATCGTCAAACGTTAATCGATGTAACAACTCGAGGTTTAGAAGGATTAAATAAAGTTATGCAAGAAGTGAAACCTGATATAGTATTAGTTCACGGTGATACGACGACTACTTTTATTGCTAGTCTTGCAGCTTTTTATAATCAAATTGCGATTGGACATGTTGAAGCAGGTTTACGAACTTGGGACAAGTATTCACCATATCCAGAAGAAATGAACCGCCAATTAACGGGTGTAATGACGGATTTCCATTTTGCACCGACAACAAAATCAGCCCAAAATTTATTAGCTGAAAACAAAAAAGAAGAAACAATCTTTATTACTGGTAATACAGCAATCGATGCGCTAAAAACGACAGTAAAGGAAGAGTACGCTCATCCTGTGTTAGATCAAATCGGTAATGACCGTTTAGTGTTAATGACTGCACACCGTCGTGAAAACTTAGGGGAACCAATGAGGAATATGTTTAAAGCGATTAAGCGCTTAGTCGAAAAACATGAAGATATTCAAGTTGTGTATCCTGTACATATGAACCCTGTTGTTCGCGAAATTGCAAATGATGTTTTAGGAAATGACAATCGAATCCATTTAATTGAGCCACTGGATGTGATTGATTTCCATAACTTTGCGGCAAGATCTCACTTAATCTTAACGGATTCTGGTGGAGTGCAAGAAGAAGCACCATCTTTAGGCGTACCAGTTCTTGTATTACGTGATACAACTGAACGTCCTGAAGGAATTGACGCTGGTACATTAAAGCTTGCGGGAACTGACGAAGATGTCATTTTTGCACTAGCTGATGAATTGCTGTCAGATGAAGAGGCACATGCAAAAATGTCTAAAGCATCGAATCCATATGGAGACGGCGAAGCTTCTAGAAGAATCGTTGAAGTCATTATTAAACATTTTAAAAATAAAGTTAAGTGA
- the rfbB gene encoding dTDP-glucose 4,6-dehydratase, giving the protein MKVAITGGAGFIGGNFVQYMLSNYPSYSIYNLDVLTYAGDLTKHKNIEKNENYHFVKVDITNREEIVKLFNKEKFDYVVHFAAESHVDRSIAEPEIFVKTNVLGTQVLLDASKAISIKKFVHVSTDEVYGELDFDPTTFFTEETPLQPNSPYSASKASSDFLVRAYHETFGFPMNITRCSNNYGPYHFPEKLIPLTISRVVNNQKVPVYGTGENIRDWLHVLDHCAAIDLVLHKGQNGEVYNIGGHNERTNLEVVKTIISTLGKSEDLIEFVQDRLGHDKRYAIDPSKLEKLGWKPTYNFDTGIAQTVQWYLDNKEWWEAVVSGEYRKYFDEQYSLE; this is encoded by the coding sequence ATGAAAGTAGCGATTACAGGTGGTGCCGGGTTTATCGGTGGCAACTTTGTTCAATATATGTTGAGTAACTATCCTTCCTATTCGATTTATAATTTAGATGTTTTAACATATGCAGGTGATTTAACGAAGCATAAAAACATCGAAAAAAATGAGAACTATCATTTTGTAAAAGTCGATATTACGAATCGTGAAGAGATTGTAAAATTATTTAATAAAGAAAAGTTCGATTATGTCGTCCATTTTGCAGCGGAAAGCCATGTGGATCGCTCAATTGCCGAGCCAGAAATATTCGTCAAAACAAATGTGTTAGGAACCCAAGTTTTATTAGATGCTTCTAAAGCAATTAGTATCAAAAAATTCGTTCACGTATCAACTGATGAAGTATATGGTGAATTGGATTTCGATCCTACAACATTTTTTACTGAAGAGACTCCGTTACAACCAAATAGTCCGTACTCCGCAAGCAAAGCATCATCTGACTTTCTAGTTCGTGCCTATCATGAAACATTCGGATTCCCTATGAATATCACACGCTGCTCAAATAACTACGGTCCATATCACTTCCCGGAAAAGCTAATCCCATTAACCATTTCACGTGTTGTAAATAACCAAAAGGTTCCTGTTTACGGGACTGGAGAAAACATTCGAGACTGGCTACATGTGCTAGACCATTGTGCAGCAATCGATTTAGTTTTGCATAAAGGACAAAATGGAGAAGTTTACAATATAGGTGGGCATAACGAACGTACGAATTTAGAAGTCGTTAAAACAATAATTTCAACTCTTGGAAAATCAGAAGACTTAATTGAATTTGTTCAAGACCGCTTAGGTCACGACAAGAGATACGCAATAGACCCTAGTAAATTAGAAAAACTTGGATGGAAACCTACTTATAATTTCGATACTGGAATTGCTCAAACTGTTCAGTGGTATTTGGATAATAAGGAATGGTGGGAAGCGGTTGTTTCTGGTGAGTATAGGAAGTATTTTGATGAGCAGTATTCCCTAGAATAA
- the rfbC gene encoding dTDP-4-dehydrorhamnose 3,5-epimerase gives MKITETFLKGIVVIEPTVFGDHRGWFMETYNDSKMKDFGMDLHFVQDNQSFSAMKGTLRGLHYQLSPKAQTKLVRCTRGSIFDVVVDIRKGSPTYGEWFGIELSAENKKQLLVPKGFAHGFMTLTDDVEVQYKVDELYAPECDRGINWNDPDIKVEWPINLSPLLSAKDKTAPLLKDAEINFVYKEQ, from the coding sequence TTGAAGATTACAGAAACTTTTTTAAAGGGTATTGTAGTTATTGAACCGACTGTTTTTGGTGATCACCGTGGTTGGTTTATGGAAACATATAATGATTCAAAAATGAAGGATTTTGGCATGGATTTACATTTTGTTCAAGATAATCAATCGTTTTCAGCGATGAAGGGAACTTTACGTGGCTTGCATTATCAATTATCTCCAAAAGCACAAACGAAATTAGTGCGGTGTACAAGGGGCTCGATTTTTGATGTAGTTGTAGATATTCGAAAAGGGAGTCCGACATACGGGGAATGGTTTGGGATTGAATTAAGTGCTGAAAATAAAAAGCAATTATTAGTACCAAAAGGGTTTGCTCATGGTTTTATGACATTAACGGATGATGTGGAAGTTCAATATAAAGTAGATGAGTTATATGCACCTGAGTGTGATCGAGGGATCAACTGGAATGACCCTGACATAAAGGTCGAATGGCCAATCAATCTTTCTCCATTATTATCAGCAAAAGACAAAACTGCTCCATTATTAAAGGATGCTGAAATTAATTTTGTTTATAAGGAGCAATAA
- a CDS encoding teichoic acid biosynthesis protein, with protein MQFSIIISYINEEINKVIDCINSIKKQSIKQDQIELILYNTENELLAEETEEILSQQFSNLNLVNTKLKLDDLNGKYVFIYDRKISLNQYLLEIFLRIADSGKYDCIFSTVKEKKLEVNPINFNDFTYSDLMSMNLLRTNTLKEYLIETKTQEIDYIGLKYYIIKQYITNKKIGTNDVLSIKNNEIDDEYFINQVKEIDNLFLKVKEESNVELQKHAYGMYIKQLMFLIDKKKFVDELDEKLQIKLLELLRLITKEINLEEVLKEIKLEGYKGFFAILSLKKYSEAISYMKLFRSKRYQYHIANKYSNYLEKNPTDPSEDLTWKMTKPFRKIKPAIRKVTGLIIKYFLLLIVAIYKILYVNKEVWLICERADQAEDNGYFFFKYCREQHPNRKIYYIIEKNSPHYAKVANLGNVIHHSSFKHKIYTLLADVFVSAWTFGESGYPNPSKDFRSRFRKQLKNKFQVCIQHGVIIHNISPYLSKKKYNQNLIIASSEFEKEIIMETLNYSNDEVEVTGLARFDNLHDAKTKRQILIMPTWRRHLFKINKKQFSNSEYFKTYKNLISNKEFQDFISRKNIQVKFYIHHQMQRFLENFIIDHPNIEFLLKKDAKVSDLLKESKLLLTDYSSVSSDIFYMNKPVVFYQFDPHKNHHAPTEQIKYSDLGKIVNNEEKLIDEIIKISNRGFTTEKKYQRNSNRIFKYKDTNNSKRIFEAIEKSYHNSKLKNVE; from the coding sequence TTGCAATTTAGCATCATAATTTCATATATAAATGAGGAGATTAATAAAGTAATAGATTGTATTAATTCAATCAAGAAGCAAAGTATTAAGCAAGATCAAATTGAATTAATCCTTTATAATACAGAAAATGAGTTATTGGCTGAAGAGACTGAAGAAATATTATCACAGCAGTTTAGTAACTTAAATTTGGTAAATACAAAATTGAAGTTAGATGATCTTAATGGTAAATATGTTTTTATTTATGATCGTAAAATTAGCCTCAATCAATATTTATTAGAAATATTTTTAAGAATTGCTGATTCCGGTAAATACGATTGCATTTTTTCTACTGTAAAGGAAAAAAAATTAGAAGTTAATCCAATTAATTTTAATGATTTTACCTATTCTGATTTAATGAGTATGAATTTACTAAGGACTAATACCTTAAAAGAATATCTTATAGAAACTAAGACTCAAGAAATAGATTATATTGGATTAAAGTATTATATTATTAAGCAATATATTACAAATAAAAAAATTGGAACGAATGATGTATTGTCAATTAAAAATAATGAAATTGATGATGAGTACTTTATAAATCAAGTCAAAGAAATTGATAATTTGTTTTTAAAAGTAAAAGAAGAGTCCAATGTGGAATTACAAAAGCATGCATATGGTATGTACATTAAGCAATTAATGTTTTTAATAGATAAGAAGAAATTTGTAGATGAATTAGATGAAAAGCTTCAAATTAAATTATTAGAACTTTTACGCTTAATAACAAAAGAGATAAATTTAGAAGAAGTTTTAAAGGAAATTAAACTAGAAGGTTATAAAGGATTCTTTGCAATCTTAAGTTTGAAGAAATATTCTGAAGCGATAAGCTATATGAAGTTGTTTAGGAGTAAGAGATACCAATATCATATAGCAAACAAATACAGTAACTATTTGGAAAAGAATCCAACTGATCCAAGCGAAGATTTAACATGGAAAATGACAAAGCCATTCCGCAAAATAAAGCCAGCCATTCGTAAAGTAACAGGACTTATTATTAAATATTTTTTACTGCTAATTGTAGCTATCTATAAAATTCTATATGTAAATAAAGAAGTATGGTTAATTTGTGAAAGAGCTGATCAAGCTGAAGATAATGGATATTTCTTTTTTAAGTATTGTAGAGAGCAACACCCTAATAGGAAAATTTATTATATAATCGAAAAAAATTCACCGCATTATGCTAAAGTTGCCAATTTAGGAAATGTTATTCATCACTCTTCCTTTAAACATAAAATATATACACTTTTAGCGGATGTATTTGTTAGTGCTTGGACATTTGGTGAAAGTGGTTATCCTAATCCTTCGAAAGATTTCAGATCAAGATTTAGAAAGCAATTAAAGAATAAGTTTCAAGTATGTATACAGCATGGTGTTATTATTCATAATATTTCTCCATATTTATCAAAGAAAAAGTACAATCAAAATTTAATTATAGCTAGTTCAGAATTTGAAAAAGAAATAATTATGGAAACTCTTAATTATTCAAATGATGAAGTTGAAGTAACAGGATTAGCTAGATTTGATAATTTACATGATGCTAAAACAAAAAGGCAAATATTAATTATGCCTACTTGGAGACGTCATTTATTTAAAATAAATAAAAAACAATTCTCAAATTCCGAGTACTTTAAGACATACAAAAATCTAATATCAAATAAAGAATTTCAAGATTTTATTAGTAGGAAAAATATCCAGGTTAAGTTTTATATTCATCATCAGATGCAACGATTTTTGGAAAACTTCATTATAGATCACCCTAATATTGAATTCTTATTAAAAAAGGATGCCAAGGTATCAGACTTATTGAAGGAGTCAAAGTTGTTATTGACAGATTATTCATCTGTTTCAAGTGATATCTTCTACATGAATAAACCAGTAGTGTTTTATCAATTTGATCCACATAAAAATCATCATGCACCTACTGAACAGATTAAATATAGTGATCTAGGAAAGATTGTGAATAATGAGGAAAAATTAATTGATGAAATTATAAAAATTTCAAATAGAGGTTTTACAACGGAAAAGAAATATCAACGAAATTCGAATAGAATTTTTAAATATAAAGACACAAATAACTCAAAGAGAATTTTTGAAGCGATTGAAAAGTCTTACCATAATTCAAAATTAAAGAACGTTGAATAA